In Penicillium oxalicum strain HP7-1 chromosome I, whole genome shotgun sequence, a single window of DNA contains:
- a CDS encoding Rho1 guanine nucleotide exchange factor 1, producing the protein MKIDPDCIRRLLTTQHGTNEQLPLRSPIDKRVMCGVLGNVKPSYDLARSPNSAALTAPGALLVTVPRAVRALKVSTGESVAPSQDRSITQSESVAHNRIASLFTASPTSPRRLHRRRWSTVGSQLDCDILNAVPVTTEPGFPLSFRDHRLSFCTIQKTRACSRTLRQSQNLEPWQTWEVSVTGTTGPMAMDLPPPCNEMPRRSQTMNSQTPQFNQGRAHTMSSHVAHPQFQRPPPPPTRQSMANGYAPSQPAPQNGYPPAPPPGKYQAYTPAAGSASPQPPPARQYPGAAGRFAYPRPQRLDSRPAPPPQYADPRDLGRPMPPPALNSDATRSRSMAKLSGPSFMPGSTPSPPFNPNPTAVTRQNQYHHNAAAMTQLGRPVPDRHRDERAMSMTSYATESNHTHIMNSGRPIPNRRPPSGPEQVTPPPRYDSMPNHVAEMYANKTRPPSDASSRSRTMSMASTITPDRTMSVQSQATQSSNGQNTLVSRDSRRRVPVVYPALLSRVADVFREKISLGERQKNGLSYQNAFSGTDAVDLIANIIRTNDRNLALLLGRALDAQKFFHDVTYDHRLRDAPGEVYQFKETLTEDRAVGTEVNGVFTLLTECYSPTCTRDSLCYSIACPRRLEQQARLNLKPQPILRTSGSKGSLRIDDDDDNDNQKLWINMVPKEVSESVDDHEKKRQEIIFEIMYTERDFVKDLEYLRDFWMRPLRAAGANTHSPIPEHRREKFIRTVFGNCLEVLKVNSALCEALNARQKESHVVKTVGDIFLQHVPRFDPFIKYGANQLYGKFEFEKEKSSNPAFAKFVEDTERLKESRKLELNGYLTKPTTRLARYPLLLESVLKNTGDDNPDKEDIPKAVKLIKSFLSRVNAESGKAENHFNLVQLNNSLKFNPGDYVDLKLTEENRQMLTKMAFKKTTGESSEVTAYLFDHAVLLVRIKVVNKREEYRVYKKPIPLELLVIAQMDEVIPRLGISKRPSSSLLSNKVAPNPPPTKDGQLPITFRHLGKGGYEQTLYATSPTQRRKFIEMVEEQQRKLWERNSNFYNKTVLCENFFSAINRVNCCVPVDGGRKLVFGTDSGIYLSERWPKDKNAKPRKVLEASQVTQIDTLEEYQLLLVLANKTLQSYPLDALEIGEGQNTMAKRPKKIQGHANFFKAGIGLGRHLVCSVKTSALSSTIKVYEPMDNLAKGKKKSAVSKMFQSGQDTLKPFKEYYIPAESSSIHFLRSTLCVGCARGFEVVSLETTETQSLLDQADTSLDFVARKENVKPIHIERMNGEFLLNYSDFSFFVNRNGWRARPDWRISWEGNPNAFALSYPYILAFEPNFIEIRHVETSELIHIMTGKNIRMLHSSTREIIYAYEDETGEDVVASLDFWSKPQQV; encoded by the exons ATGAAGATTGATCCGGACTGCATTCGCCGCTTGTTGACCACTCAGCACGGGACCAACGAGCAGCTGCCTCTTCGCTCTCCCATTGACAAGCGCGTGATGTGTGGAGTCCTCGGAAACGTCAAGCCCA GTTATGACCTGGCGAGGAGCCCGAACTCTGCTGCGCTCACGGCTCCTGGCGCTCTCCTCGTAACGGTCCCTAGAGCCGTGCGTGCCCTCAAAGTTTCGACCGGCGAGTCGGTTGCGCCATCTCAGGATCGGAGTATCACACAAAGCGAGTCTGTCGCCCACAATCGGATCGCCTCGCTCTTTACGGCATCGCCTACCTCTCCTCGCCGCCTACACCGTCGTCGGTGGTCCACGGTCGGATCTCAACTCGATTGCGACATCCTCAACGCTGTCCCCGTCACGACTGAGCCCGGATTTCCCCTGAGTTTCCGAGATCACCGGCTCTCATTCTGCACCATCCAGAAAACGAGGGCCTGTTCGCGCACATTGAGACAATCGCAGAACTTGGAACCATGGCAGACTTGGGAGGTCAGCGTAACCGGAACTACCGGCCCTATGGCAATGGACCTGCCTCCTCCGTGCAACGAGATGCCGC GACGCTCTCAGACAATGAATTCGCAAACTCCTCAGTTCAACCAAGGTCGCGCGCACACAATGTCGTCGCACGTGGCCCACCCTCAATTTCAGAgacctccgccgccgcccaCTCGGCAATCAATGGCAAATGGCTACGCCCCCTCACAGCCCGCGCCTCAAAATGGATATCccccagcaccaccaccgggcAAATATCAAGCGTACACGCCTGCGGCAGGGTCAGCATCCCCCCAGCCTCCACCCGCACGTCAATATCCCGGAGCGGCGGGGCGCTTCGCCTACCCAAGACCTCAACGCCTGGACTCTAGGCCTGCTCCACCACCTCAGTATGCAGATCCTCGCGATCTTGGCCGACCAATGCCGCCTCCCGCCTTAAATTCTGACGCTACACGATCACGCTCGATGGCCAAGCTCAGTGGACCGTCCTTCATGCCAGGTTCGACGCCGTCACCTCCATTCAATCCGAATCCTACCGCTGTCACGCGTCAAAACCAATACCATCATAATGCTGCAGCAATGACCCAACTAGGAAGACCTGTGCCGGACAGGCATCGGGACGAGAGAGCAATGTCAATGACGTCGTATGCAACCGAATCGAACCACACGCATATCATGAACAGCGGCAGGCCCATTCCAAACCGACGGCCTCCCTCGGGCCCCGAACAAGTGACTCCGCCGCCCAGATACGACTCGATGCCGAATCATGTTGCGGAAATGTACGCCAACAAGACTCGCCCACCCAGTGACGCTTCTTCCCGTTCTCGTACAATGTCCATGGCTTCGACAATCACCCCAGATCGAACGATGAGCGTACAGAGTCAGGCTACACAAAGTTCTAATGGCCAGAACACTCTTGTGTCGCGAGACTCCCGGCGCCGAGTCCCCGTGGTATATCCAGCCCTTTTGTCACGGGTTGCTGATGTGTTTCGTGAAAAGATCTCGCTCGGTGAGAGGCAGAAGAACGGCCTGTCGTATCAAAATGCTTTCTCTGGCACCGATGCTGTTGATCTGATTGCAAATATCATTCGAACCAATGACCGCAACCTGGCTCTCCTTCTAGGCCGCGCATTGGATGCGCAAAAGTTTTTCCATGATGTCACCTACGACCACCGCCTTCGAGACGCACCAGGGGAGGTCTACCAATTCAAGGAGACACTGACTGAAGATCGTGCAGTCGGCACAGAAGTCAACGGCGTGTTCACCCTCCTCACCGAATGCTATTCGCCGACTTGCACTCGGGACAGTCTCTGCTATTCGATTGCGTGCCCGCGGCGCCTCGAGCAACAGGCGCGCTTGAATCTGAAACCTCAGCCAATCCTGAGGACGTCCGGCTCCAAGGGGAGCCTGCGtatcgacgatgatgacgacaaCGACAACCAGAAATTGTGGATTAACATGGTCCCCAAGGAAGTGTCCGAAAGTGTTGATGACCATGAAAAGAAGCGGCAGGAGATCATCTTCGAAATCATGTATACTGAGcgtgactttgtcaaggatCTGGAATACCTCCGAGATTTCTGGATGCGTCCTCTTCGCGCGGCTGGCGCGAATACTCACTCCCCAATTCCTGAACATAGGCGCGAGAAGTTCATTCGCACCGTGTTCGGAAATTGCTTGGAAGTTTTGAAGGTCAACAGCGCACTTTGCGAGGCTCTGAATGCTCGGCAGAAAGAGAGTCATGTGGTGAAAACTGTGGGAGATATTTTCCTCCAGCATGTACCACGCTTCGATCCGTTCATCAAGTATGGTGCCAACCAGCTGTACGGAAAATTCGAatttgagaaggagaagagttCAAACCCGGCCTTTGCCAAGTTTGTGGAGGATACTGAACGATTGAAGGAATCTCGCAAGCTCGAGCTGAACGGATACCTCACAAAACCAACCACTCGTCTTGCCCGATATCCACTCCTGCTAGAATCGGTGCTTAAGAACACAGGTGACGACAATCCTGACAAGGAAGATATCCCCAAGGCAGTGAAGCTCATCAAGAGCTTCCTATCGCGGGTGAATGCCGAGAGTGGCAAGGCAGAAAACCACTTCAATCTTGTGCAGCTGAACAATTCATTGAAATTTAACCCTGGCGACTATGTGGATCTGAAGCTCACCGAGGAGAATCGCCAAATGCTCACAAAGATGGCTTTCAAGAAGACAACCGGAGAAAGCTCTGAGGTCACTGCCTATTTATTCGATCATGCTGTGCTCCTTGTTCGGATCAAGGTTGTGAACAAGCGCGAAGAGTACCGGGTGTACAAGAAACCCATTCCTTTGGAACTTTTGGTGATTGCTCAAATGGATGAAGTCATTCCTCGCCTTGGTATCTCCAAGCGGCCTTCATCTAGTCTTCTGTCCAACAAAGTCGCGCCTAACCCTCCGCCTACTAAAGATGGGCAGCTGCCGATCACCTTCCGTCATCTCGGCAAAGGCGGATATGAGCAGACTCTGTACGCTACATCCCCGACACAGCGAAGGAAATTCATCGAGATGGTCGAGGAACAGCAGCGAAAATTGTGGGAGCGGAACAGCAATTTCTACAACAAGACTGTGCTGTGCGAAAACTTCTTCTCTGCAATTAATCGCGTGAACTGTTGCGTTCCAGTGG ATGGTGGACGAAAACTGGTATTTGGTACTGACAGCGGAATCTACTTGTCCGAGAGGTGGCCAAAGGACAAGAACGCCAAACCAAGGAAAGTTCTTGAGGCAAGTCAGGTTACCCAGATTGACACACTAGAAGAGTACCAGTTGCTCTTGGTATTGGCCAACAAGACTCTGCAGTCCTATCCACTGGACGCACTTGAAATTGGCGAGGGACAGAATACCATGGCAAAGCGCCCCAAGAAGATTCAGGGTCATGCCAACTTCTTCAAAGCAGGAATTGGCCTAGGGCGCCATCTGGTGTGCTCCGTAAAGACCTCGGCGTTGTCCAGTACAATCAAGGTGTACGAGCCGATGGACAATCTcgcaaaggggaaaaagaaatcggCTGTTAGCAAGATGTTCCAGAGCGGTCAGGACACACTCAAGCCATTCAAGGAGTATTATATTCCCGCTGAATCCTCTTCGATTCATTTCCTACGATCAACTCTGTGTGTCGGCTGTGCACGTGGCTTTGAGGTTGTCAGTCTCGAAACTACGGAAACTCAGTCGCTCCTGGATCAAGCCGATACATCTCTTGACTTTGTTGCCCGCAAGGAGAACGTGAAGCCAATTCACATTGAGCGCATGAATGGGGAATTCCTTCTCAACTACAGCGATTTCTCGTTCTTCGTCAATCGCAATGGCTGGCGTGCTCGTCCAGATTGGAGGATTTCGTGGGAAGGCAATCCCAATGCCTTCGCACTGTCTTATCCCTACATTCTCGCGTTTGAGCCCAACTTCATCGAAATCCGCCATGTTGAGACCAGTGAGTTGATCCACATCATGACAGGAAAGAATATTCGCATGTTGCATTCTTCCACCCGTGAGATAATTTACGCCTATGAAGATGAAACTGGCGAGGATGTGGTCGCTAGTCTGGACTTCTGGAGCAAGCCACAACAAGTCTGA